One Eurosta solidaginis isolate ZX-2024a chromosome 1, ASM4086904v1, whole genome shotgun sequence genomic window, gttgttataaataaatttagttagtttcaacagaagttaactcattatttgtgatttcgttATGAAGGCAGGGATAGTTTTTGGTAATACTGCTTTAAGTATCATTGTTCGCTCTTTTGTGATGGATGTACCTGCAAAAGGGAACAAAAGGGCATACTGGCTACTATTCATATGGTCGTTGCACTCAAGAAGGAAAATCAGTTAGCCATCGGCTAGTTTTTCCGCCAGAAAACGTATTCACGCCTAGAACAAATGATTAATTTAGAGACCGCTTGCAGCCACAACATCAAATAACGCAATCCATTTCGCCATTGGAGATGCTTAGTATAAATATTGTATCGCAGTGTTCTTTAGATTATATGCACGTTCTTTGCTTAGGCGTAATGCGTACTTTATTGAAGGTGTGGGTAAAGAAAAGAGGCAAAAACTTAGACTTCTCATTAGCATCTTCAAAATTGGAGCAATTTCAGCACAATTGTATTTTAATAGAAACTTTATAACTAGAGAATTTAAAAGAAAACCTCGAAGTTTGAAGGATCTTGACAGGTGGAAGGCAACAGAACTAAGGCAGATTTTACTTTATACGGGAccatttatattaaaaaaatattttgggttcagaaaagtataaaaatttctTGAAACTATCTCTGGCTCTAAGGATACATTTGGATCAAACCGACTGCAAATCTAATAACGATTGTGCTGAAGCTCTTTTAAAATCTTTTGTAAACGAAATTTCAAAACTATATCATGAAAGCTTTCTAACATAAATTTCCACGCCTTGCTGCATATTCACGAAGATGCCAAACTGTATGGGTCATTAGATGGAACAAGCGCGTTCAAATTTGAGACTCATATCCAAAAAATCAAACGAAAAGTTGGGAAGGGAGGAAGTGTTGCAGcacaaatttataaaaagcaTGTCGAAATTAGCTACCATATTAAAAAAGAGGAAGAATATGATGTACGTACCCACTCATGGAagataataaaaggaaaaattgtAAGTGATACTTCCAACGATACGCTCTTTTCTTTGAGAGAGCCTGACAACTTTTGCCTCGTTCaggacaaaatttataaaatagtagAAATAAAAAATAACCAAACTGGTCTCGCTTTCATAGGAATTGAGGTAAAAAATTTAACGGCTGCTTTTTTTGAACCAATCGAGTCTAGgacttttaatatttattgtgcTGCTGACATCGCTTTCGATGATCGTGATCCAGTCGACAACACTCATTTTTTCACACCCTTAATTAGCAATGTCGCAGAATAATATCATACCTTCTGAAGAATATTGTTagaaatttactgcaattccgcttatttcaaatcttctactaaggttcgaatcactaaactgttgaataaataactccaatatttaataatgtaaaatggcctttattaaagaacttcacaataaataactctactattgctcgacagatagcttgcttaatcaaaactgattgcagcgcctctactgttcatgccttttataccctttgattccttcgttgcatcttctaggcgctacTGTTCTAGAatatactagttggttatctgctataattataactacagatgtacgtgtatagctctcatatgcgcgtgtgtttgtgagcgacacttccacaattataattgcatatctcagataagatatctgcatgtatttgtgcgttgcttctccgctgcgtgtacgtacatatgtgtagacataatgatttttgtttgattattgatgtgcatacagtcacttttatttattttttatttatacagtcactgcttagcatcggcttagagatggcagtaacccttagtgttgctaatattcataacgCTGCCCTCCACGTAAGTCTGTTcaccccgatcagacaaatctctcgatctaaccgttcgtggtttcccaattgtttgtatgcggcagatgacatcactgatcctcttcacaactctgtacgggccttcccaactgcaccgatatttggatggaacacctttccgccggtgacggttgtataacagtaccaaatctccctccaagtaaccttccgaattattgttcttgtctgGTGTCATTATcatggaccgttccctcacacactgttatttggccaatgaactacttcgtagggcttgatcttgacgaattggcttttcataatcagtatcgtgttaacgtttcacaacattagtgcgcgctgacttgaaaccacccttgcattctttctggaaaattctttcagtcgtttcagtgcgtccattagggtttgtcaatgcaagtgtttttctcgcaggtaacttcggttttgatttgtttggcccatttgttccatcaaccttgccccgatctgctgcctttgacttttgtggtttttgtcgaatccctttcaccagcactcgcttattgCTGCACCCTTGCtgaaaactgaagttaattggcacatcctggttctcatagcgcataatctttcttggcatatcgatcctgatgtcatggttaactaagaagtccactcccaatatgacttcatcaacgatctccgccgcaacgaatttgtgtagaaccatgatactcccaattaagacttcacagatcacttctccctggacttgattataccTGCCAGTAACCGTACGCAATGTTgcaccaggtaatggctttactctcatGTTGAacaaatcggatcggattaaagaatgagatgcgcccgtatctacagtcagtacacgctccttgccatccacatttcctttgacggtaagactgctcgatttccttccagtttgcgagataggtatcacctgacattcaatagctggggcaagttctcgatctttatatttgactcgctcttgcttatctcctccagctttgcgtttacgaccagccaagttggaactaccatgaccggtgctgcaatgacgtgcaatgtgacttgggttaccgcacttgaaacacttcatagctccggcatttttttgttttaatcccttcagtgcttccaaatttgtgtctacccaatctggcctttccacttccaaaagtgacgctgtttcctgagtcagtgcatgggataccgtttcagcaaattttggctttgggttcgcatatgtagctcgtttcgtttcggcatcccgtattccatttataaagctctgaattttaacactctcggtgtattccacgggtgcgtctgcatttgcgagatgagccaatctttcaacatccgacgcaaactcctgcaaagtctcattggccttttggtaacgattttgcaaatcaatttgatatatctgtttcttatgctcgcttccgtaacgtctctctagagcgctcatcaatgtttcatagttgttgcgttcgtactctgggattgtctgtaagatttcagctgcaggccctttcaatgccacgaacagtgcagcaactttatcttcagcattccagttgttaaatgctgacgtcttctcaaattgaagcttgaatacctcgaaaggaacagagccgtcaaaagatggagtttttaccttcggattgctcgctggaacagctgcgcgatttagttgtaactgtttcataagacctttcaacgcttctacctcggcatcaattttgtccacgagttgtaaaatttttgcatcctgctcttccagtttcgcaaagggctgcgatgatacctgttccgaaatttgtgtcgacattccagatattcgtgcctctcgcgcttccagctgagatgaaatttgcgacgccatttctgaaatgcgtgcctcctgtgactccagctgagatgaaattgtcgatgtttgtgcagatattgtgctcgtaattgtctgcggtgttttgttttttcttccatttttgttgttgttttttcgttaTCATAATGAAATACATAATCCttagcattgattccttcaaatatcatagctacacttagtcatTTTTTTAGCTGGGATTTagcgccaaaagtagccaatccacggattTCCAACTCctctttcagttgctggatcgtcaattcactcaactttgccatgtccaagttgtattcgaaatcttcgggatttattcaacaattcctcttctgacaccaattgttacgaatttactgcaattccgcttatttcaaatcttctactaaggttcgaatcactaaactgttgaataaataactccaatatttaataatacaaaatggcctttattaaagtacttggcaataaataactctattattgctcgacagatagcgtgcttaatcaaaactgattgcagTGCCCCTACTGTtcacgccttttatactctttgatttcctcgttgcatcttctaggcgcttttgttctagaatctactagttggttatctgctataaatatAACTACaaatgtacgtgtatagctctcatatgcgcgtgtgtttgtgagcgatacttccacaattataattgcatatctcagataagatatctgcatgtgtttgtgccttgcttctccgctgcgtgtacgtacatatgtgtagacataatgattgaattattgatgtgcatacagtcactgcttagtatcggcttagagatggcagtaccccttagtgtggcTAATATTCGTAGCTATATCGATACACCCCAACCACTAATTTAATAACCTGTAAGTAAAAAAGCGTATGcaagtttatttattaaaaaattttgaagattCTGATTAGCTCACTAAAGTATTTCTTATTTCAGTGCAAAATAGTTACGCTCCCCAATCAACTAAATTTGGGAGTACAATAACTGACTTGTATGACGTGATTTCATCGTTGAAATCTGAAGTAATGattttaaaaaatgaaataaaagatctAACGGCTGAAAATAAAAAGGACTTGACCAAACTTACAGCGGAGGTAATTTCTGTGAAGCTTGAAAACAGCAAATACAACGCAGACATAACACCATTCGATGAATTTAAATATTCGAAAAAACTTCCTTTGACCATTGTTGCCGATTTAGTAACATTTGATGATGAGACACAAAAAAAATGAGGACACGCTTAAGCAATTTGTACGTATTACTCAAACCAAAGATGCATTTTAACATTGTACATTCATATGTACTTATACCCGTTGAAACTTAATAATGGcatattttgctgatttttttttcatataaaaaagaaaactacGTTGAATATTGTAAGTTAAAACGGGTGTATGTGGtaacatatgtgtgtatgtatatcaaTCAAACATTATCAATTTATCTAATTCAATTTATCTATTACAAAAACCTTCAGAAAGAATTCATTGCAAAAAGTAGTAGTGATGGACCAGCCAAATTTCTCAGGGCAGCTGTAAGAAAAATATTCTCCGACGAATTGGCTGCTGCCTATAGCTTGAAGGGGACCCATTGTGTACAGTACCAGtatgtcaactaagcgataaatgtcaaaattacaaacagcctcgctcacctgatgcaaatctcaggtctagagttgcatttttaaTACCTAAGtgtactttaagctgagttgcatttgatagtttaataaaactttgtagttttaacagatgaaatagttgcatatatttccgcggaaatataaataatagaagatttgtagcctccaACAATGCGGAAAGATACcgaaagcaaattttatttaaattagagtcaaaaaggCCAAAATATAAAGCGTGTAACATGTTTCCGTGAGGAAAATTTTCACTTCTATgactgtttacacaaatgcataaagcaaaattatataaacgctttggtcgcatcaaagcaaagataacgcaaggcgtttgattgtttttcgtatggcgtcgtcaaagcgtaggcacgcaaccaaatcgtttatgtaaatattttgatgctTCGCCGAcagatgagttaaatttatggCAGCTCCTATGTTTTGCGTTTTGAATGTTAAAGGACTCAAAAAGTTGAGAAATTCTCAAAGGAGGATTTACAACTCTCatcgcttcaaagcgaagaaaatggcaaggagtctcatttttatattatgggcctGCCTAGGCTTCAGAtcgatgcaacacaaccaaagcgtctatgtaaatccgccttaatttttatcGCTGTGAAAGTCTCCCGCAAATAAAACGGTGCTGTGAGTGGAAGCAATCCAAAGAAACGGGCAAAAATATGAGTGAATGAAAGTTTGACTATTAGATACATTTTTATGcaataacattgttgttttttcgtttaaaaatgctgttaccagactcttttattacacaaatataatgaacttgggtacagaaattcagaaatctcagaaaatattttaccgatatactttgttgttgagtttaaaaagtttttcacaataatttgaaaaactctacctTTTCTATGCTTTTCATACTTAGAAAAGTAACCttgtataataaattaaattttgaatgatagtcaataactctgaactgaacaattttcgccatgaaaaaaatttaaatgctgtggaacaggagcaacacttttgtgacataaaccctgtttcaatattTTACGTCCCTGCGCAGAACCCTAATTGatcgttttcaaccgaaacaacaatggcaacccagattttcccgttatgctcacttaagcgagtgcctgtcagaaagaagtcaacacacttgtacttgtactctATGAGGGGACCAGCACTAAGCCAAGTGCCGAACAATGCTTTGCAGTTACAACAATTAAGAGTAGGTAGacatttgcatatatatatatatagtacattTTACTATAAAAAGATGtaactcaaaaaataaaatttttttaaatttgtgataCATCAAAGTAAATGGCTGATAAGATTAGGTCCAGAGACATATAAGGATCGAAAGTGAACTGACTTTTTTTATTCTTAGATATTTGCCACCGAAAATTCAAATGCACGAATTAGGGCATGAACAGTGTACTACAAAAGCACTTTGTCCACGCTAAAGATAGAATACAGAAATATAAGCACTCCAACACGCCCATACAGGAGAATGCTAAGACTCCGCGCATCATTTCGTTATAAAAATTGCAATATTAATATTTTGATACTACGTTTATTACTATGTTACTTTGTTGTTGCTCACATAATTCGTAAATTTGTTACATTTTAAATATATTCAGGATATTCACACCTGTCTCGTTAGTCGGTATTTTTTACATGTTTTTACAAAGTTGTCAACTTACAACTAACTAACTAACAAGACAGGTGTGATTGCCCATATTGTTATCGTTATTATAGTGGTGATCAGATACCACACTGTTAATGTTATGTTATACTTTCATCAACAACACTGaaaagaataaaatgaaatatgtgcAAGTGCATAAATAGCAGAAagcttatttgtatttttttcagttatttcttctcttctctttacTTGGCGCTTAACTGTAGTGTCGCAGCGATACAAAGTGCTACTCGGATGCAATTTTAGATCGAAGATTGCTCCGAAAGAGCGGctaaaaaattatttggaaaagATTTGAAAATGATTATAAATACGACTAAGAAATGAGTCAGAAAAgactaaaaaatgttttcaaaaatagTTTACGAATAACTCTACAACGGCTCGAATATGTGTAGAAAATTCCTCAAAAACGATCATAAAACGTCTCGCAAATGTTtgtaaaaatgattaaaataagattccaaatatactcttaaatgtctcgagaaagaatcgcaaaagctttaaaacacacttaaaaattattcccacaagagtcataaatgatggtaaatatgactcgaaaaagactaattactgattagaaatatgggttaaaagaggctcaccaagTGTAATCGCGCGTAGGATACCATTTTCTCCCGACGAGGGAGTCTTTTCTGATTAGAAAATGAgcgcatatatgcttattttgatcatgctggagactcgaaaaaggCTCTAAtatgattattaatttcaaaaaatgctgggtgggtagttgttataaataaatttagttagtttaaacagaagttaactcattatttgtgatttcatgtttttttttttttttttttttttgaagaaactaatataaaaaacaaactATCTgttatgcatttacgtgtaattataatttgtccaaaaaatggcCGGTTAaaaattacttctctttaaagtttttttgttcgctaacaattattttgtgcaatttttttaggattttggtacagaccaatataggtaagtggcaacaatggagAACCAATATTTTATTCGAACTGAAAGTGAGTGAGggagtagttctctcaccgtttgccccgtacgcatatg contains:
- the LOC137236955 gene encoding uncharacterized protein, yielding MASQISSQLEAREARISGMSTQISEQVSSQPFAKLEEQDAKILQLVDKIDAEVEALKGLMKQLQLNRAAVPASNPKVKTPSFDGSVPFEVFKLQFEKTSAFNNWNAEDKVAALFVALKGPAAEILQTIPEYERNNYETLMSALERRYGSEHKKQIYQIDLQNRYQKANETLQEFASDVERLAHLANADAPVEYTESVKIQSFINGIRDAETKRATYANPKPKFAETVSHALTQETASLLEVERPDWVDTNLEALKGLKQKNAGAMKCFKCGNPSHIARHCSTGHGSSNLAGRKRKAGGDKQERVKYKDRELAPAIECQVIPISQTGRKSSSLTVKGNVDGKERVLTVDTGASHSLIRSDLFNMRVKPLPGATLRTVTGRYNQVQGEVICEVLIGSIMVLHKFVAAEIVDEVILGVDFLVNHDIRIDMPRKIMRYENQDVPINFSFQQGCSNKRVLVKGIRQKPQKSKAADRGKVDGTNGPNKSKPKLPARKTLALTNPNGRTETTERIFQKECKGGFKSARTNVVKR